The Chanodichthys erythropterus isolate Z2021 chromosome 5, ASM2448905v1, whole genome shotgun sequence sequence ttttttttttttactgttttatcaTTCGTCATGCAAATTATTTTAATCTGATCAATTTGGAAAAGTAATAACACACCTCTCCTCAAAACATTGCATAATTTGAAGTATTGTTTCTGATTATATAGCACAATGCCAAAGTTTAATCTGGAGAGTACACAaaaatcacacacaaaaaaaaaaaaaaaagtaaaatgagCAATAGcaataaaaactaataaaggTTTGAAGTTGGATTCCAGTGGATTCAAACTATTTAGAGGACTGCTTTTCACAGTGACCCTAAAATGCCAGATGGAAATGTACTTCAAGCCTCCATATGTATATACAATACAGCTTCAGTCTATTCCCATAATGATTACAATTTTTAGAGTCTAGTATGTGGAGCAGGGCACAGCGGGCTGTCCGGGAGCAAAGCACACAAACGCTTGTGTCTCCTTTTTCACCTCTATCCCTGTAGATGTCCCTGGCACTATGAGGTGCTCCACGCAGGGCCAGATCAGACTTAGCCAGGAAAAAACCTTAAGCCAGTAATCCAGATACAACTGTTAGCCCCACAACATGTAAGCAGCCTTCACTAACAACTGCTGCATGTGGCCACACACAGGAATACTGCAATTAATGCtgttaacaaaaaaacaaaacaaatcccATTTTCAGGACCGATTTTCTGTggatttaaaagcagaaatgggAAGCTTACTTTATAACAGCACAAATTCGTCTATTAAAACCTGTGTATTACTCGAGCTGTAAATGGTTTAAATCAACAGTTTTACAATCATTTTAGGGTATTAGGGTTTACGGCATTGATTGTCATGGCAACTAATTTGTGAAATTGGATATAATTATACACAGAAAAGGTTAGTAACTGTACATTAAAATCAGGTTAACATGCATATTATATAGTATTGAAATTATGAGTATTTAAAAAGTTAGTATTTTACAGATTAGCCTAATTTACTTCCATTGTATGTGCCTCACcgtaacagatttttttttttttaagaatagaGTCATTCATTTTTGTGGTCAACTTCAAACTTTTTGCCACAAATGCAGTCAGTTGAGCTTAACTTGagctgaacacaaaatatacCTTTAAAATGACCTAAATCAAATGTATACATACTATTAACAATTAACAATGAAAATAGTGTGAATACAGAAGTATATTCCTGACTGTGAATCTAACATATGCGGGATACATTGTAAGTTATATAATTAAGTACTGagtataaaataattaacatgtATTTTCTATAGGGTAAGGGTTAGGGTTAGCTGCCACAATTTATTGTTATTACCATAGTAAGTACAAGTAACGTATAACAAAGACACCGTAAAATAGTGTTAACTGTTAAATATATGGCTCTCAAACTGGACATTTCTCCGTCAGTCTGCAGAAGTGACAGCTGAATAATGAAAACAAGGCTCTAGATTTTCTTTTCAAACAGAAACAGTTATTCACAaccacagacactcatttttaTGCTTGACTGAGCTGTGGTTCTTTTCATGGACTCAAATCCTTATCCAGAATTGGGATTAGAAAGAAAGTAATTAAACAGCAACGTGTCAGGATTGTGAAGTGTGAAAGAGAGTCACTGAAGTGTTGAGAGACCAATTGAACATCCTAATAACATCATTTCTTTAATCACACTTTCATAAGATGACCTCATGGTAGAAACCCTAAAGGCAGTAAGCAATAATTTTGCTGAATTTAGTCAGATAAGGAGGCAGAAAAGAACATTTTTCTATTAAATGACTCAGCATATTTTTGCTCTGTGTGAAGGGTGGTGGCTATCCTGTCAGTATGAATTATTGAGCGACGGACACAGCTGGGGGGTGTTCATCCCACATTTCTTTCAGACCTCTGACATTGCTGACTGTCTGAGGCAGGATTTATGCGTCTGGTTTAGTGAAAACAAGCTGTTCAAGACCAAGACTTTACCCTGATACAGAGTGTGGcttataattcaaaatatgctTTCCGTTCAAAATCTGTGGGTGAGATTAAAGATAAAgataaagagagaaaaaaaaaaaaagctgttccACCTTGCAGTTTTGACTCAGCTCCATCTTCCTCCTGATAAAAAGCTCCACATGACGGACAGTGGCTTCTCCGGACACACGCACATACTTCCTCTCAAGGGGCTTGAGGATgaaaatataatcatgacaAATTCAGCAAGACCTTCACCATAATTTCAGTTCAATTCTATACAATGATTCAGCTGTttaaatttcataaaaacaaataacTTTGCAATGTGTTGCCTGAATGTAAGGTGCATTGCCTCATGTGAATAcagaaaacaacacaaaaatccCAGTAATGTGccaaaagcaaaaaataaatataaataaataaaaatcatgaaTACTTCAATATTGAAAAAATGTGAACATTACCTTATAGTTTTCAACACCCTCTTCAGCTCTGTAAATCAAAGATATGTAAAAATATGTTACATGAAACATTAACAAATCgcatttgtgtttgtgtaattgcataaataataatttaaactgtAAATAATAGATCATAAAGCATTTGCAATTGTGCAAAATCGAAAAAAGCACATGGCTTCTCAACCAGGAGGTTGAGAATAACTATTGTTTTTATCACAGATCATACAGAATATTCTGGAATCACAAAATGAATCActgttaattaatttaataaataaatattcccagtttctgttaataaaataaaattgaaaacaaGTAACATTGGCATAATCATAGCAGAAATACTAGTGGAAATATCTAAGCCAATATACTTTGAATATTGTGTTGGACAATAGGGGGCCTAGTCAAAAAGTTTGAGACCTGCTGCTTTAAGAGAGTCTTTTGATTTTTGACAGTTTAGCTCCATCTAGTGAACATAACCTACATGGCAttcaaaaatcaaaatttacTCCATTTACTTTCTTAATGCATGTTGCTGGCTTTATTGCATGATTCATCAGTGcatgttatttcaaaaacatatacCTTGTCTTTGTTatcttttataaaaaaaaatacaacttctTGCTCTGCCTCTAAAATTATTGCATTTAGAACTGACTGAAAGCACTAGAACAGAATAACATCACTTATATATGCATAATCACAATCAACATTACTGACCCCACAAACTCCAACATCAGAGACACATCTAGCTCTGAGGGAATAGTAAAAACAGACTGAGGCAGCATGTCTCTCTTCTGCCTCTGAGGAAGCTTCACTGGGTATGCAGATGGAGCTGCCACTAGAgggaaaaataaaagaaaaatgattGCATCACCACATTCAAATCTTAAAATTTCTCAGAACAGCATCTCTTAAACACTAAAATTCATATATATTCAAAGAATAAACTTTAGTAGAGTGATCGCTTTGAACAAACCTGGCTTAGGAACGTCAAGCCCTCTCCGTTTATAGAATTCGCATATACGTGACCTTTCATCTTGAGAGGAAAAACACAAACAACttattttctgtaaaatgtTTCTCAACAAATGTGTAGCAGAAGAGAGTTTAACACTTACCTCCTTCCAAATATGGAACCATCTTGAAAACAATGTCTTGTAATTGTCGGTCAGGTCTAAGAGAAAAAAGGGGTGAAATCTGACTCTGAGCTTGACAACCATGTTCAAACATGACCAGTAATTAAACACTAAAGCACATATGAATCCCTAAAGACCAGGGGACATATTTGAGGCTATTATTGCTAGCAGTAATTAGACACAAGGGACTGTCCGGAACATAACAGCTAGACTAAATCTCTAGCGATAGACCAAAACTGGTAAACAACACTACGCCCTATACACATAGATTGAAACTGACAAGAAAAATACTaaagaaagacatcaataaaactaAAGTTACCTGATACTGTACAGTGGCTGTGTCTGGTGTACAACAATAGAGCAGTTAGGACACCTGTTGCTGTAGAAAAAGTGCCTGACAATACAGCTCTTACAAACTGAAGGAGGAAAAAAGGGCAATAGTTAAATAAACAAGCGTGTTGCAAAACGTTGCATATCAAAGATTATAtgacaatataataataataacatggaTGGGAAATGTGGACTTACAAGTGTGAAGGCACTCTGTGATGGTGGTGGCATCAATGAAAAATCCATTGCAGAGGGCACAGCGAATATAGGGATAAAATTCCCTAAGAGGCAGGGTAcgctataaataaaataagcaaataaatatatatacacacaaaaatatatttgggTATAATGTACTGTACATTCTTAAAGTGTGTgcaacataaatatatatatgtacttataatatgtgtgtaaacTATTGTTATATACACGTTTAAAAGAAtgtacataataaataaataaataaataaataagcgaTTTTAACGCTTATAAGTacaagtattatttatatacgtataatttatatgcatataaacaaacatatttattaGTTGAGTAGGTCATATATGCAATAACAACTTATACACAAGTTAAAGtacttttgaaataaaaactcGACTAATTTGCTGATTTAGTCCTGTACCTCGTCGTGAGGATGTTGTTCATTAGCTCTCTGGCTCTCGTCCTCTTCGTCTGACTGAAAGGACCCACGCGTCGATCCCTCCTCCACAACTCTGCCCACAGTTCCGTCCATAGTGCACGCAAAGTGTGAAACGCTTAAAACAACTTCTGGATAACAGCTACGAATGCCAACCTTGTCTGTCTGGGGAGGCTGGGTGACTTCATTCGAGATGAAGCGCAAATAGTTAATTTCAGTTGCAAGTTTAGAAACACTTCAATCTACTTGTGCACCTTCACGGTGTGCGCGCAATACTCCAGTGACGCAGTTTAATGAGGCTAGAATAAAAGTCCCCAAAGGAAAGGATAAATAAATTGATCaattaatacatataaaaatatataaataaagaaacaaatatattataaattattactgCAAAAGATTATTATATTTCCCTTCATAGTTCGCTTATCTACTGATCTACTTCCCCCATCCAGACTAGAACAATGTTTTATGAGATTGAGGGTCATCTGACAAAGactttacaaaagatttattgaAGTTTACGGttatgtaaaaagaaaaaaaactgatttaatGAGAAAAGCTTTAACTAAATTTGCGCTGCTATGTTTTAATTAACTGAATCAACACAATTTTATGAACTATAATAAATATTAGGCTATATTTTTCGTCGTATTCAAATACACACCACCAAGTGGTCAAAAGTAAAACTTTAGGTAGAGTTTGAATTCTCATATGTAGACACCTTGTAGGATTTTGagcaatttaaattaaaaagtcaGTCTGCATCAGTCTGTTGAAATATTGAAGGTTTAAAGAACGCCAAAGTAAACCTTCCTTTAAACCTATATATTATTtgcctatttttttatttgtttggttCCCCTTATATTTTCTCAGTTTattgttttgttaaattaagcatttataaaatGACAAAGGTGAAACTTCTTTTTGAATGGAGTGTTTGGATGGAAGTTTTCTGCCCTCTATCGACTCAAGAGAGGGATGACAGCAAAGATGGCGGCGCCTATGAGCAACGTGGATGAAATTCGTGATAGAGTAATATTGGGTGAATTTGGCGTAaaaaatgtaagttatgcactctataagatttattttcatttgtatAGTGTTCGTGGTGTGTTAATGTTGATATAGGCTGTTTAACTGTCAATTAAAGTATCCATCATTTAATAATATAACGTTGCACATGGCATGTTGGTTTCTTAGTACATAAACTGCAGTTTTTGTttgcttatttttatttatatgatcATGCTTAATAGCGTGTATTTCGGTAAGCTACATATGTAActattatttactgtatttacagGTCCATACTACAGATTATCCAGGAAATTACCCTGGTTACGATGACACATGGGACTTTGAAATATTCAAAAAGGTATGTGAATTGTACAGGATTTCCTTTATAATAATGAATATCGTAGGTGCTTAAACGGGCATTTTATAGTGACCGATGCAAAATGTGTATATTACTCTTCCAGAACTTCAGGATcgatataattaatttagatGAAAACACGTTGGAGTTTGATATGATTGGAATTGACGCTGCCATCGCCAATGCTTTTCGCCGTATATTACTGGCTGAGGTTTGTTTTACGAGGCTATGTCCTTGGTCTCTACTTATATACATGTTGCATTACCATCATAATAAGCTGTTCTTAAAATAGCAGGTGGCAGTCATAATGTTCTTTGAACTGTAGTGTTTATGTTCCTCATCTCGTTTAACAATTTAGGTCCCAACAATGGCCATTGAGAAAGCCTTCATTTACAACAACACATCAATAATTCAGGATGAGATTCTAGCTCATAGGCTTGGTCTTGTGCCCATTAAAGCAGACCCTCGTCTTTTTGAGTACAGGAATTCTGGTAAGTTTCAAAGTCGTTTTTGTAATGGTGCCACAAATGCCAAAACTGACAAAAGTTGTTTAAAACTGTTGATTATtctatgttttcacataatctaATTGAATATAATTTGACAGTTGAGTGTGTTGTGTTTATCAGAGGATGAGGAAGGCACAGAAATTGACACAATTCAACTTCAGCTGAAGGTAAAATGCACCAGGAATCCTAGAGCCCCTAAAGACTCTTCAGATCCCAAGGAGTTATATCTCAATCACATGGGTGAGTAAAATGAGGTTTAGTTTTTTAATTAAGCTATTTTTGGgataacaaaaacagacattttatttttcccccTGAGGtttactttataatattaatttttgttttccCATGATCAATTATCCACCCTCACTCTGGACCTTAgaagattatttatttatttatttattttttttaaccatctCTATGTATGTTAAATGtgttattccaaacccatattattttattcttctgtgcaaccagggctgcacaattttttttttttttttattgtgggtttaaaaaaaaattggaattaAAAAAAGACTCCACATTTGCTGTGCTGGTTTGGAAGGCTGCACCGTTTGgagaaataagaaatattatcaatatattttactgtaaacaatattttataaaatgtattttttctgtAAAACTGTACAATTCTGATATTAATGGTTGTCTTAGTTTCATCATTTTCAAAACTTAAACTATCAAGATTTTATTTCACTGGAAAACTGCAGCGAGCCCTTAAAGCTTCTCTTTTGTTGGCAACAGCtggtttttaagcatttttggcAAGTTCGGGAAGATGGTTGTTGTCTTCCTGAATGCATGTTATAAGTGAACCAAACTCAGAGCAGATGCTGAGATGAGTTTGTGCAGAGCAGCTCTGGGATGCTTAAAATGCTGGATCATGACATGAGCTGCTTGCATGTGAATGAACACACGTGCTACACACTGAAACATGCAgctcatatatttatttaaatgaattgcAGCCTTTACAATTTGATAATTGCAGTAAACCatattgcattttaatctgttttatttacatCATTTGTACAGCTCTACAtgcaacacaaaagatgataggCAGAATGACAGTTTCAGTCACTGTCACCTTTccttgtataaaaaaaaaaaaaaaaaaaaaagagagatgtaAATGAAAGTAAAAGGGGACTTATACTGTCAAACACAAACATTCTGCCATACAattcattttgtgttccacaaaagaaagtcttacagttttggaacaacagtTTGTGTAAATAACTCACACAGATATTAATTCCCAACCATGACAGAACATTCTAGTTATCACTGCACTGTTTACTGAACTATTGTGTTTGGTTTCAGTCTACTCAGGTGACATAAAATGGCTCCCAGTTGGAAACCAGGCCGATGTATTTGCAGATGCCAAGATTGGTCCTGTGCATGGGGACATTCTCCTTGCACAACTCCGACCAGGGCAGGAACTTGATATAGTCATGCACTGTGTCAAAGGAATAGGTTAGTAATATAAGAGACTCCTGACCAAGAAGATGTTTGATTTCCAGGGAggcatatatatttttctttaataaagttttagtTATTATAGAACTCCAACTTCCAATCCCCAATTTCCTGGATATTATTTATGAATTGTGTGATTAACTGGAGATCTTCGTTGCACCTCACAGGCAAAGATCATGCCAAGTTTTCTCCTGTGGCCACCGCAAGCTACAGGCTCCTTCCTGAAATCACATTATTACAGACCATTGAGGGAGAACAAGCGGAGAGGTTAAAGCGCTGCTTCTCACCTGGAGTTATTGAGCTAGAGAATGTGAACGGTAGGACTATTCCACTTTATTTACATGTAGTCTTGATATTTGGTGCTTTTGTTGTTGAATTATAATCcaataattttacatttcagGAAGGAAGGTAGCTAAGGTTGTCAACAGCCGTTTGGACACATGCAGCAGAGAAGTTCTCCGACATGATGACTTAAAGAACTTGGTGAAACTCGGCAGAGTGCGGGATCATTTCATATGTATGTCCGCAACCAGAAGTGTTGCATTAGGTTTGTTTTGTGGTTATTTACCAAAGGCATTGTCACATTTTcttctgttttcttttcagTCTCGGTTGAGTCCACAGGGATCCTCCCTCCTGATGTCCTGGTTACAGAGGCCATTAATGTCCTCATCTCTAAGTGCCAGAAGTTTCTCACAGAGCTTGATACAACAGAAATGGACTAGATGGAAGAAAAAAGGCTGGTCACAATCATCCTATAGCTTTGaatgaaatcatgtgattttgtttGCTGACATTTTACATAACTTTTAAAGCTTTAGCTAAAAAGACTCCCTTACTAAGTGTGAATTCATACAGATTCTAGGAAGTTGTTTTTCAACTGCTTTcaaggctttaaaaaaaaagtatccaaGCAGTTTCTGTTTAGTGAAGttaatctgttttgtttgaGATGTGCGGCTATTACAAAACATAATTCTCTAAATCACATATTTGACAACACATTTTTGTGAcatatttatgtttttccaatgtatattaaacttttgtttttgacaAAATGACAAATTGTCTATAAATTCTTGTCTTTTCTCTCAAGCTTTGGAGTCGAGTTTGTTGTAGGAATTCTGGTAAACCTGGGAGGTTTTTCTTGTGACTTTCTCATTTAGGTTCATGAACATGCTTTTAAAATGTCGACACTAATGCATTTTACAACGTGCTTCTATTACAATTATGGTGTTTGTGggacaatattttttatttttttttaatttattttgtattagttTCTCCACTactgaaatgaacattttatgtatttggcagatgcttttatctgaAGAAACTTaaactgtattatatatatttttaaattaaaattgaaacaagtgtatattttatatacccAGTGGATAATTTCTTTCCCCCACGTCATGCTCTATAGAATGTTTTTtctcatgttttttgttttggtttttgcAATGTGAGAGGTATTAATGTTAAAAGTTTCCtgtttttccctttttgttgttgttttgtggtGAATTGTATTGAATCCAATTAGTGTCAGTTTAACCCACCATAACACTTGTACCCAGATTTTAAACCTAGtaaaattatttgaaactttttaatatttgtaaaaccgcAAAATTGTTAAGCTAGCAATGAAATGTGACTAATCAGGCCAACACTCTTTGCATGCATTTTTGTTTCCATTTCTTTTGGATCATCTACCATCATAGTTTCCAAAAAAGAGCTAAGCATtgtccagttttattttgtctgCCAGCCAGCTCTATATCAATGAAATCAAATGCTGCATCTTGGTGAATGATTATGGAGGCAATCAATTCAGTCTTCTGAAATGTACTTAGATTAATTACAGGCATACCTCTTGACACTGTTTAAACATCCTGTGCCAGTAGGACTAAATAATGCAGTACAACCGAGGCATTTTCCTTTCATTGTGAGGGTGACCTGAAAATTTGCCTTTGTATTCTGTTCAGTGAACTTTAGTGAGAGGTATTTTAGTAGTGTTTGCTTGGAAAATTTTCATCTTGAAAATACCTATATTTTATACACTAGCTCAccgaagtgagtacacccctcacatttttgtaaatattttatcttttcatgtgacaaaattgaagaaatgacactttgctacaatgtaaaatagtgagtgtacagcttgtataacagtgtaaatttgctgtcccctcaaaataactcaacacacagccattaatgtctaaaccgctggccataaaagtgagtacacccctatgtgaaaatgtccaaattgggcccaaagtgtcaatattttgtgtggccaccattattttccagcactgccttaaccctcttgggcatggagttcaccagagcttcacaggttgcctCTTTCACACCTCAATGACGACATTacagagctggtggatgttagagaccttgcgtttgaggatgccccacagatgctcaatagagTTTAggtaccctcagcttctttagcaaggcagtggtcatcttggaggtgtgtttggggtcgttgTCATattggaatactgccctgcggcccagtctccaaagggaggggatcatgctctgcttcGGTGTGTCACAGTACATGTTGGCATgcatggttccctcaatgaactgtaactCCCCATtgccggcagcactcatgcagccccaggcctgttctgagtggaacccgtcctgttaaaccgctgtatggtcttggccaccatgctgcagctcagtttcagggtcttggcaatatTCTTATAGCCTACGTCATCTTTATGTTGAgcaacaattgttttttttttttttttc is a genomic window containing:
- the pcgf6 gene encoding polycomb group RING finger protein 6; translated protein: MDGTVGRVVEEGSTRGSFQSDEEDESQRANEQHPHDERTLPLREFYPYIRCALCNGFFIDATTITECLHTFCKSCIVRHFFYSNRCPNCSIVVHQTQPLYSIRPDRQLQDIVFKMVPYLEGDERSRICEFYKRRGLDVPKPVAAPSAYPVKLPQRQKRDMLPQSVFTIPSELDVSLMLEFVGAEEGVENYKPLERKYVRVSGEATVRHVELFIRRKMELSQNCKVDVVCGDHLLKQYQSLREVCNTMGQNALQDGMLVLHFGLVLPAD
- the polr1c gene encoding DNA-directed RNA polymerases I and III subunit RPAC1, whose amino-acid sequence is MAAPMSNVDEIRDRVILGEFGVKNVHTTDYPGNYPGYDDTWDFEIFKKNFRIDIINLDENTLEFDMIGIDAAIANAFRRILLAEVPTMAIEKAFIYNNTSIIQDEILAHRLGLVPIKADPRLFEYRNSEDEEGTEIDTIQLQLKVKCTRNPRAPKDSSDPKELYLNHMVYSGDIKWLPVGNQADVFADAKIGPVHGDILLAQLRPGQELDIVMHCVKGIGKDHAKFSPVATASYRLLPEITLLQTIEGEQAERLKRCFSPGVIELENVNGRKVAKVVNSRLDTCSREVLRHDDLKNLVKLGRVRDHFIFSVESTGILPPDVLVTEAINVLISKCQKFLTELDTTEMD